A region from the Vulpes lagopus strain Blue_001 chromosome 5, ASM1834538v1, whole genome shotgun sequence genome encodes:
- the IL1B gene encoding interleukin-1 beta gives MAAVPELTSEMMAYSSNNENDVFFEADGPGNVKCCCQDLNHSSLVDEGIQLQVSHQLCNKSLRHFVSVIVALEKLKKPCPQVLQGDDLKSIFRYIFEEEPIICKTDADNFMSDAALPSVDCTLQDINHKYLVLSNSYELRALHLNGENVNKQVVFHMSFVHGDESNYKIPVVLGIKQKNLYLSCVMKDGKPTLQLEKVDPKVYPKRKMEKRFVFNKIEIKNTVEFESSQYPNWYISTSQAEGMPVFLGNTKGGQDITDFTMEFSS, from the exons ATGGCAGCAGTACCCGAACTCACCAGTGAAATGATGGCTTACTCCAG TAACAATGAGAATGACGTATTCTTTGAAGCTGATGGCCCTGGAAACGTGAAG TGCTGCTGCCAAGACCTGAACCACAGTTCTCTGGTAGATGAGGGCATCCAGTTGCAAGTCTCCCACCAGCTCTGTAACAAGAGTCTGAGGCATTTCGTGTCAGTCATTGTAGCTTTGGAGAAGCTGAAGAAGCCCTGCCCACAGGTCCTCCAGGGGGATGACCTGAAGAGCATCTTTCGCTACATCTTTGAAGAAG AACCTATCATCTGCAAAACAGATGCAGATAATTTTATGAGTGATGCAGCCCTGCCATCGGTGGACTGCACGTTACAGGACATAAACCACAAATACCTGGTGCTGTCTAACTCGTATGAGCTTCGGGCTCTCCACCTCAATGGGGAAAATGTGAACAAACAAG TGGTGTTCCACATGAGCTTTGTGCACGGAGATGAAAGTAATTACAAGATACCTGTGGTCTTGGGCATCAAACAAAAGAATCTGTACCTGTCCTGTGTGATGAAGGATGGGAAGCCCACCCTACAGCTAGAG AAGGTAGACCCCAAAGTCTACCCaaagaggaagatggaaaagCGATTTGTCTTCAACAAGATAGAAATCAAGAACACAGTGGAATTTGAGTCTTCTCAGTACCCTAACTGGTACATCAGCACCTCTCAAGCCGAAGGAATGCCTGTCTTCCTAGGAAATACCAAAGGTGGCCAGGATATAACTGACTTCACCATGGAATTCTCTTCCTAG